CCCCGTCTGCGAGGCTGCATAGCCTCATCAACCAGCGACGTCCGCCGAGCCCTTTTCAACATCGGGCGGGACATCCCCGTTTGAAGAAGCCCAGCGCCTCGAAACCATTATCAGTGCGGCCATAGACCGCGCCGCCCTTGGTGAAGGTGCCGCCATTGCTGTCATAGCTGCTGGTCAGATAGCCGCCGATCGACCGGCCCGGCGCCAGAACGTCGTCGACATCGACGGTTTCATAGACGATCGCGCCGCCAAGCGCGCCGGGGCCGGCATCGGCCGGCGCCACGCCCGGATCAACCCGCGCCACCTTCAGCAGCGCCGGATCGATCAGATTGGTGCCGGTGTGGTGGAAGACCTTGTTGTTCTGCCGCGCGCCATCGATGCTGACCGCCAGATTGGTTTCCTCGACCCCCTGGACATAGACCTTCTGGCTGAGCGGCTGGCCACCACCGACCGACACCGTCGCCTCGCCCGCGAAGACATCCTTCAAGGTGGTGGGGTTACGGCGCGCCAAAGTTTCAGGGCCGATGGTGATGGAATTGGCCCGGTCGGCGGCGCCGGCGCGGATATCGCGCGATACAGCCCCCTGGACCAGCATCGGGTCGAGGACGGTGGTGGTGGCGGCACCGTCGACGGCGTCCACGATCACCGCCGTGCCGCCATCCAGCCGGAAGCCCAGCCCGGTGCCGGCCAGAAGCTGGCGCAGCGCCGCATCGGGGCTCATGGTGCCGGTGACGCCGCCGGTGCGCGCCCGGCGTACCAGATCGCCATGGGCCGAGATTTGAAGCCCGGCCTGACGGCCGAATTGCGGCAGGGCATCGGGCAGCGGCTGGGCCGCAATGTCGAAGCTGCGGCTGGCCTGGGTGGTGGTCTGTTGCGCGACGGCACCCGACGCCAGGCCAATGCCGAGCGCGGTCGACACGGCCAGTGCCGCCAACCGGCGGCGAGCCTTGTCGTGATGGGTGGTGCTGCCGGCCATCCTGTCATGCCCCTGTCTGCGATGTGGTGCGTGTCGCGTCGTTTTTGTGCGACTACGACGCAATTGCATGTTTCGCAGAAGCGACGATGGCCGGGGGGCGGGTGTTCAGGCTTTTTTGAGATGACCGGCGTTTTTCCGGATCAATCCTTCGACATCACCACGATCCAGGGGGTGATCTGGCGGATATGCGCGTGCTGCGCGCCGGCGATGGCACGCAAGGCCGCCAGCGGGTCGGTGAGGCTGTAGACCCCGGTGAGCGGCTGGCGCGCCAGATCATCGCCCCGCACCAGCACCAGCCCGGTGAGATAGGGCCGCAACGCGTCGACCACCTCGGCCACCGGCCGGTCGCGGGCGATCACCTGTCCGTCGGTCCAGACAGCGATGTCCCCGGCGGCCCGATGGCCAAGGCGCGGGGCACCGGTATCGCCGAGTGCTGCCCAGTCACCGGCCTGAAGGACGGCTTCCGCGGGTGCGTTGCCGCCGGACCTCGCCACCCGCACACGGCCCTCGCGCACGGCGACGCGGGTCTCGTCGTCGTCGCGCCGCACCTCGAAGGCGGTGCCGAGAACGGTGGCGCTGACATCGCCGACGGTGACCTGGAAGGGGCGGGTCGGATCGGCTGCCACCTCGAAGAAGGCCCGGCCCTCGATCAGGGCGACCCGGCGGTCGGTGCCGGTGAGGTCGACCCGGATGGCGCTGTCGGGTGCCAGCCGGACCCGGCTGCCGTCGGACAATGTCACCTGCGCGGTTTCGGCGTGGCCGGTGACGTGGTCGGCGGTCCAGCGGGTGATCTGTGCCGGCAGGATGGCGACGGCAACGCAGGCCGCCATCGCCATGGCGACCAGGGCCGCCGCGCGCCGGCGCGGGCGGTTGGCGGGCGGGCGATTGAGGGGTGTGTGAACAGAGGGCAGCGGCCGTGGACCGGTGCCGCCGGCATCGGTCCTTCTGGCATCGCGCCAGGCCGCTTCATGCACCGGCATGGCCATGCCCATCACCTGATAGGTCCGCGCCAGCGCCGCCCAGTCGTCGGCATGGCGCGGATCGGCCGCGTGCCAGCGCGCGAAGGCCGCCGCCAGCCCGGCATCATCGGGGGCGTCGAGCAGCACCACCAGCCAGTCGGCGGCGGTTTGCGGTGGCAACGGGCCGGTCATGGCGCGGGCTGATCTCCCGGACGGGCGGTACCAAGGGGGGGGGCGCGATCGGTGGCATGATCCATAGACGTCGGCTGCCCCGCCAGCGTTCAGTCATGGTGGCCGTCCTGGTGCAGTCTCTGGCGGCAATGCTCCAGCCCCTGGACCACCAGCGCATGGGCAAGCCCGGTCGAGATGTTCAGGTGGCGGGCGATCTCGCGGATCGAACAGCCGCCGAACCGGTGCATTTCCAGCGCGATCCGGGTGCGTTCGGGCAGTTCGGCCATGGCGTCGGTGACCCGTTGCAGCGCGCGGCGGGCGCCGATCTCCGCTTCGGGCGAGGGGCGGTCCTCGGCCATTCCGGCCAGCACGCCGGTATCCTCGGCCACCAGCCGCAGCCGGTCGCGCCCCAGCCGGCGGCGCAGGTCGAGCGAGAGATTGCGCACGATGCGATAGAGATAGGCCAGCGGCTCATCGACCGGACGGTCGTCGGCAACGCCTTCAAAGCGCAGATAGGCGTCCTGGACGACATCCTCGGCATCGGCGCGATCGCCGACGATGCGGTTGGCGTAATTCACCAGCCGGCCGCGATGGGTCATGAACATGTCGAGCTTGTCGGGATTGTGGGCCAAGCTGTCGGGGATCCCGGATCGAACGGCGCCTGCCGCTGACATAGCATGACCGATATCGAAATTGCGACTGATTCTCAAAACGAAATCGGGCCGGAATCGGGCGCATGGGATCAGGCGCGCGGAATCAGGCGCAGACAGGCAAGGCTGGCAAGGGCGCAGGCGGTCAGCGCCAGGCCCAGGGCCGCCGCATCATCATGCGGCAGCAGGGCGGCGGTGGTGGCGATGATGGCTGAACCGCCCAATTGGAACAGGCCCAGCAGCGACGAGGCGGTGCCGGCAAGTGACGGTTCAAGCTGTACTGCCCGGGTCATGATGTTGGGCACCTGCATGCCGAGCCCGATGCCGAACAGCGCCATCGGCAGCATCAGCCCCCAGGCGGA
The DNA window shown above is from Tistrella bauzanensis and carries:
- a CDS encoding TonB-dependent receptor, translated to MAGSTTHHDKARRRLAALAVSTALGIGLASGAVAQQTTTQASRSFDIAAQPLPDALPQFGRQAGLQISAHGDLVRRARTGGVTGTMSPDAALRQLLAGTGLGFRLDGGTAVIVDAVDGAATTTVLDPMLVQGAVSRDIRAGAADRANSITIGPETLARRNPTTLKDVFAGEATVSVGGGQPLSQKVYVQGVEETNLAVSIDGARQNNKVFHHTGTNLIDPALLKVARVDPGVAPADAGPGALGGAIVYETVDVDDVLAPGRSIGGYLTSSYDSNGGTFTKGGAVYGRTDNGFEALGFFKRGCPARC
- a CDS encoding FecR family protein translates to MTGPLPPQTAADWLVVLLDAPDDAGLAAAFARWHAADPRHADDWAALARTYQVMGMAMPVHEAAWRDARRTDAGGTGPRPLPSVHTPLNRPPANRPRRRAAALVAMAMAACVAVAILPAQITRWTADHVTGHAETAQVTLSDGSRVRLAPDSAIRVDLTGTDRRVALIEGRAFFEVAADPTRPFQVTVGDVSATVLGTAFEVRRDDDETRVAVREGRVRVARSGGNAPAEAVLQAGDWAALGDTGAPRLGHRAAGDIAVWTDGQVIARDRPVAEVVDALRPYLTGLVLVRGDDLARQPLTGVYSLTDPLAALRAIAGAQHAHIRQITPWIVVMSKD
- a CDS encoding sigma-70 family RNA polymerase sigma factor, whose translation is MAHNPDKLDMFMTHRGRLVNYANRIVGDRADAEDVVQDAYLRFEGVADDRPVDEPLAYLYRIVRNLSLDLRRRLGRDRLRLVAEDTGVLAGMAEDRPSPEAEIGARRALQRVTDAMAELPERTRIALEMHRFGGCSIREIARHLNISTGLAHALVVQGLEHCRQRLHQDGHHD